In Streptomyces thermolilacinus SPC6, a single genomic region encodes these proteins:
- the thyX gene encoding FAD-dependent thymidylate synthase, protein MSDTPAAAPQDPQAEAPEAVRPSFRSDVTVELVKHSAADSDVLWAARVSTAGEQSLDELSKDPERSRGLINYLMRDRHGSPFEHNSMTFFISAPIFVFREFMRHRVGWSYNEESGRYRELQPVFYVPDTSRKLVQEGRPGKYVFVEGTDEQHKLVTRSMEESYLQAYEAYQEMLAAGVAREVARSVLPVGLYSSMYATCNARSLMHFLGLRTQHELAKVPSFPQREIEMVGERMEAEWAKLMPLTYAAFNKNGRVAP, encoded by the coding sequence GTGAGCGACACCCCCGCCGCAGCCCCCCAGGACCCGCAGGCCGAGGCCCCCGAGGCCGTCCGGCCCAGCTTCCGCAGTGACGTGACCGTGGAGCTGGTGAAGCACAGCGCGGCCGACTCGGACGTGCTGTGGGCCGCCCGGGTCTCGACGGCGGGGGAGCAGTCCCTCGACGAGCTGAGCAAGGACCCCGAGCGGTCCAGGGGCCTGATCAACTACCTGATGCGGGACCGCCACGGCAGCCCCTTCGAGCACAACTCGATGACGTTCTTCATCAGCGCCCCGATCTTCGTCTTCCGCGAGTTCATGCGGCACCGGGTCGGCTGGTCGTACAACGAGGAGTCGGGCCGCTACAGGGAGCTCCAGCCGGTCTTCTACGTGCCCGACACGTCCCGCAAGCTGGTCCAGGAGGGCCGCCCCGGCAAGTACGTCTTCGTGGAGGGGACGGACGAGCAGCACAAGCTCGTCACGCGCTCGATGGAGGAGTCGTACCTCCAGGCGTACGAGGCGTACCAGGAGATGCTCGCCGCCGGTGTCGCCCGCGAGGTCGCCCGTTCGGTCCTCCCCGTCGGCCTGTACTCCTCGATGTACGCCACGTGCAACGCCCGCTCGCTGATGCACTTCCTGGGCCTGCGCACCCAGCACGAGCTGGCGAAGGTGCCGTCGTTCCCGCAGCGGGAGATCGAGATGGTCGGAGAGCGCATGGAGGCGGAGTGGGCCAAGCTCATGCCGCTCACGTACGCCGCCTTCAACAAGAACGGCCGCGTGGCCCCGTAG
- the dapA gene encoding 4-hydroxy-tetrahydrodipicolinate synthase: MAPISTPQTPFGRVLTAMVTPFTADGALDIDGAQRLAAHLVDAGNDGLIVNGTTGESPTTSDAEKDQLVRAVLEAVGDRAHVVAGIGTNDTRHTLELARAAERAGAHGLLAVTPYYSKPPQEGLYRHFTAIADATELPVMLYDIPGRSGVPIDTETIVRLAEHPRIVANKDAKGDLGRASWAIARSGLAWYSGDDMLNLPLLSVGACGFVSVVGHVVTPELRALLEAHLSGDVQKATEIHQKLLPVYTGMFRTQGVITTKAALALQGLPAGPLRLPLVELSPAETEQLKADLAAGGVDL; the protein is encoded by the coding sequence ATGGCTCCGATCTCCACTCCGCAGACCCCCTTCGGGAGGGTCCTCACCGCCATGGTCACGCCCTTCACGGCGGACGGCGCACTCGACATCGACGGCGCTCAGCGGCTCGCCGCCCACCTGGTGGACGCAGGCAACGACGGCCTGATCGTCAACGGCACCACCGGCGAGTCCCCGACCACCAGCGACGCGGAGAAAGACCAGCTCGTACGAGCGGTCCTGGAGGCCGTGGGCGACCGCGCCCACGTCGTCGCGGGCATCGGCACCAACGACACCCGCCACACCCTGGAGCTGGCCCGTGCCGCCGAGCGCGCCGGCGCGCACGGCCTGCTCGCGGTCACGCCGTACTACAGCAAGCCCCCTCAGGAGGGCCTGTACCGGCACTTCACCGCCATCGCCGACGCCACCGAGCTCCCCGTGATGCTCTACGACATCCCCGGCCGCAGCGGCGTCCCCATCGACACCGAGACGATCGTCCGCCTCGCGGAGCACCCGCGCATCGTCGCCAACAAGGACGCCAAGGGCGACCTCGGCCGCGCCAGCTGGGCCATCGCCCGCTCCGGCCTCGCCTGGTACTCCGGCGACGACATGCTCAACCTGCCGCTGCTGTCGGTCGGCGCCTGCGGCTTCGTCTCCGTCGTCGGCCACGTCGTCACCCCCGAGCTGCGCGCCCTGCTCGAAGCGCACCTCAGCGGCGACGTCCAGAAGGCCACCGAGATCCACCAGAAGCTGCTCCCGGTCTACACCGGCATGTTCCGCACGCAGGGCGTGATCACCACGAAGGCCGCCCTCGCCCTCCAGGGACTCCCGGCGGGCCCGCTGCGGCTGCCGCTCGTGGAGCTCTCCCCGGCCGAGACCGAGCAGCTGAAGGCAGACCTCGCCGCCGGCGGGGTAGACCTCTGA
- a CDS encoding SpoIIE family protein phosphatase, whose product MAKPGVETRTRSSVITARAAATFEPVGRSVATARAFVRDTLQGWGYSDVVDDAVVLTSELVTNAVVHAGTAADVLCLRTEHGVRVEVADRYPEREVPLQGVAQPVAALDRENGRGLLLCAALATRWGVEYSPTRKRVWFQLDLPERPVGTRHAGPALPPDLLPVADERVRVAVAQIDRSGAITAWNDDAAHLFGYASDQVVGKQLGDFAAWPHTPGTGTGLAEALQLSRWEGSYGIRGMDGRVIPVYASHLRVRDTHGEPSTVCLLVRDDERAVLQSPPRAAGGDSPGEGRTADPFEVFIGSPAPDDLDGLLQRTVERARDMLDGDAAFLLLATDDETELEVRATTGLPSARQRFARVPVEAGTSRYASARMPAVHEDLLAVPGAVPLLNGTGMRSVVTVPLKVEGRLTGSLGVAAESAGRYSNEEALRLQFAADRIALAVESARLGELERLRRGSLSFLVEASDLLAGTLDRDQTLALMAQMTVPTLATWCAVYTIADQSSDPYLSYVLHEDEERIDGLKELLSGVTPPDPVPTPGARVWEAPGEAAQRAALEASRRELGEVSSSLSSGIGTTLATAAAVGGETVVLPLVARNRVIGMLTLGKPSDDHFRQEILELAEDLSRRAALALDNARLYSERTAISQSLQRSLLPPGLPQVPGVEVDVIYRAAGEGNEVGGDFYDLFPIRDGAYGFAIGDVCGTGPEAAAVTGLARHALRLLAREGFGGPAVLERLNAAILDEGARSRFLTLLYGELWPQEDGSALLKVVCAGHPLPLRLRQDGTVVPAAEPQPLLGVMDDLELYEESVTLEPGDVLLCVTDGVTERREGSRMLGDDGLTEVLRTCTGLTAGAVAARVLRAVERFAAEPASDDMAILTMRVPELHQQ is encoded by the coding sequence ATGGCGAAGCCGGGCGTCGAGACGCGTACGAGGAGTTCTGTGATCACCGCGCGGGCGGCTGCCACCTTCGAACCTGTGGGGCGGTCGGTCGCGACCGCCCGGGCCTTCGTCCGGGACACCCTGCAAGGCTGGGGGTACTCCGACGTCGTCGACGACGCCGTCGTCCTGACCAGCGAACTCGTCACCAACGCGGTGGTCCACGCCGGTACGGCGGCGGACGTCCTGTGCCTGCGCACGGAGCACGGCGTACGGGTCGAGGTCGCGGACCGCTACCCGGAGCGCGAGGTGCCCCTCCAGGGCGTCGCCCAGCCCGTCGCGGCCCTCGACCGGGAGAACGGCCGGGGGCTGCTGCTGTGCGCCGCCCTGGCCACCCGCTGGGGCGTCGAGTACTCCCCCACCCGCAAGCGCGTCTGGTTCCAGCTCGACCTGCCGGAGCGCCCGGTCGGCACCCGTCACGCGGGCCCCGCGCTCCCGCCCGACCTGCTGCCCGTCGCGGACGAGCGGGTCAGGGTCGCGGTCGCGCAGATCGACCGCTCGGGCGCCATCACCGCCTGGAACGACGACGCCGCACACCTTTTCGGGTACGCCTCTGATCAGGTGGTCGGCAAGCAGCTCGGCGACTTCGCCGCCTGGCCGCACACGCCCGGTACGGGGACGGGCCTGGCGGAGGCGCTTCAGCTGTCCCGCTGGGAGGGCAGCTACGGCATCCGCGGCATGGACGGCCGTGTGATCCCCGTGTACGCCTCCCATCTGCGGGTCCGCGACACGCACGGCGAGCCGTCGACGGTGTGCCTGCTGGTACGGGACGACGAGCGGGCCGTCCTGCAGTCCCCGCCCCGTGCGGCGGGCGGCGATTCCCCGGGCGAGGGACGTACCGCCGATCCCTTCGAGGTGTTCATCGGCTCTCCCGCCCCGGACGACCTGGACGGTCTGCTCCAGCGCACGGTGGAACGGGCCCGCGACATGCTCGACGGGGACGCCGCGTTCCTGCTGCTGGCGACGGACGACGAGACGGAGCTGGAGGTGCGGGCCACGACAGGCCTGCCGTCGGCCCGCCAGCGCTTCGCGCGCGTACCGGTGGAGGCGGGCACGAGCCGGTACGCCTCGGCCCGTATGCCGGCCGTCCACGAGGACCTGCTGGCGGTGCCGGGCGCGGTGCCGCTGCTGAACGGCACGGGCATGCGCTCGGTGGTGACGGTCCCGCTGAAGGTGGAGGGCCGTCTGACGGGCTCCCTGGGGGTGGCCGCGGAGTCGGCCGGGCGCTATTCGAACGAGGAGGCGCTGCGCTTGCAGTTCGCCGCCGACCGGATCGCCCTGGCCGTCGAGTCGGCCCGGCTTGGCGAGCTGGAGCGGCTGCGCCGCGGTTCGCTGAGTTTCCTGGTGGAGGCGTCGGATCTGCTGGCGGGCACGCTGGACCGGGACCAGACGCTCGCGCTGATGGCCCAGATGACGGTGCCGACGCTGGCGACGTGGTGTGCCGTGTACACGATCGCCGACCAGTCGTCGGACCCGTACCTGTCGTATGTGCTGCACGAGGACGAGGAGCGTATCGACGGACTGAAGGAGCTGCTGTCGGGCGTGACCCCGCCGGACCCGGTGCCGACGCCGGGCGCCCGTGTGTGGGAGGCCCCCGGGGAGGCGGCTCAGCGGGCCGCGCTGGAGGCGTCGCGGCGGGAGCTGGGCGAGGTGTCGTCGTCCCTGTCGTCGGGGATCGGTACGACGCTGGCGACGGCGGCCGCGGTGGGCGGTGAGACGGTGGTGCTGCCGCTGGTGGCGCGTAACCGGGTGATCGGCATGCTGACGCTGGGCAAGCCGTCGGACGACCACTTCCGTCAGGAGATCCTGGAGCTGGCGGAGGACCTGTCCCGCCGTGCCGCTCTGGCCCTGGACAACGCGCGGCTGTACAGCGAGCGCACGGCGATCAGCCAGTCGCTCCAGCGCAGTTTGCTGCCGCCGGGCCTGCCGCAGGTTCCGGGGGTCGAGGTGGATGTGATCTACCGGGCGGCGGGCGAGGGCAACGAGGTGGGCGGCGACTTCTACGACCTGTTCCCGATCAGGGACGGGGCGTACGGCTTCGCGATCGGCGATGTGTGCGGTACGGGCCCGGAGGCGGCCGCGGTGACGGGCCTGGCCCGGCACGCGCTGCGGCTGCTGGCCCGGGAGGGCTTCGGCGGCCCGGCGGTGCTGGAGCGGCTGAACGCGGCGATCCTCGACGAGGGTGCCCGCAGCCGGTTCCTGACGCTGCTGTACGGGGAGCTGTGGCCGCAGGAGGACGGCAGCGCCCTGTTGAAGGTCGTGTGCGCGGGCCATCCGCTGCCGTTGCGACTGCGCCAGGACGGCACGGTGGTTCCGGCGGCCGAGCCGCAGCCGCTACTGGGCGTGATGGACGACCTGGAGCTGTACGAGGAGTCGGTGACGCTGGAGCCGGGCGATGTGCTGTTGTGCGTCACGGACGGTGTCACGGAGCGGCGTGAGGGGTCGCGGATGCTGGGCGACGACGGCCTGACCGAGGTGCTGCGCACGTGTACGGGCCTGACGGCCGGCGCGGTCGCGGCGCGGGTGCTGCGGGCGGTGGAGCGGTTCGCCGCGGAACCGGCGTCGGACGACATGGCGATCCTGACGATGCGCGTCCCTGAGCTCCATCAGCAGTAG
- a CDS encoding ribonuclease J, with the protein MSHPHPELGAPPKLPAGGLRITPLGGLGEIGRNMTVFEYDGRLLIVDCGVLFPEEEQPGIDLILPDFTTLRDRLDDIEAIVLTHGHEDHIGGVPYLLRLKPDIPLIGSKLTLALIEAKLQEHRIRPYTLEVAEGQREVLGAFDCEFIAVNHSIPDALAVAIRTPAGMVVHTGDFKMDQLPLDNRLTDLHAFARLSEEGIDLLLSDSTNAEVPGFTAHERDISNVMRTVFAGAQRRIIVASFASHVHRIQQILDAAYEYGRRVAFVGRSMVRNMGIARDLGYLRVPPGLVVDVKTLDDLPDDEVVLVCTGSQGEPMAALSRMANRDHQIRIVQGDTVILASSLIPGNENAVYRVINGLTRWGANVIHKGNAKVHVSGHASAGELLYFYNICKPKNLMPVHGEWRHLRANAELGALTGVPKDRIVIAEDGVVVDLIDGKAKIVGKVQAGYVYVDGLSVGDVTEGALKDRRILGEEGIVSVFVVVDSTTGKIVGGPHVQARGSGIEDAAFDAVLPKVEDALNKSAQDGVVEPHQLQQLIRRTIGKWVSDTYRRRPMILPVVVEV; encoded by the coding sequence TTGAGCCATCCGCACCCTGAACTCGGCGCCCCGCCGAAGCTGCCCGCCGGCGGCCTGCGCATCACGCCGCTCGGCGGCCTCGGCGAGATCGGCCGCAACATGACCGTCTTCGAGTACGACGGCCGCCTGCTGATCGTCGACTGCGGCGTGCTCTTCCCCGAGGAGGAGCAGCCCGGCATCGACCTGATCCTGCCGGACTTCACGACCCTGAGGGACCGCCTCGACGACATCGAGGCCATCGTCCTCACCCACGGTCACGAGGACCACATCGGCGGCGTCCCGTACCTGCTCCGCCTCAAGCCGGACATTCCGCTGATCGGTTCGAAGCTGACGCTCGCGCTGATCGAGGCGAAGCTCCAGGAGCACCGCATCCGCCCCTACACCCTGGAGGTGGCCGAGGGGCAGCGCGAGGTGCTGGGCGCGTTCGACTGCGAGTTCATCGCGGTCAACCACTCCATCCCGGACGCCCTGGCGGTCGCCATCCGCACTCCCGCGGGCATGGTGGTCCACACGGGCGACTTCAAGATGGACCAGCTCCCGCTGGACAACCGCCTCACGGACCTGCACGCGTTCGCCCGCCTCAGCGAGGAGGGCATCGACCTCCTGCTCAGCGACTCCACGAACGCCGAGGTCCCCGGCTTCACCGCACACGAGCGCGACATCTCGAACGTGATGCGCACCGTGTTCGCCGGAGCGCAGCGGCGCATCATCGTGGCGAGCTTCGCCAGCCACGTGCACCGCATCCAGCAGATCCTCGACGCGGCGTACGAGTACGGCCGCCGGGTCGCGTTCGTGGGCCGCTCGATGGTCCGCAATATGGGCATCGCCCGCGACCTCGGCTACCTGCGCGTCCCGCCGGGCCTCGTCGTGGACGTCAAGACCCTCGACGACCTGCCGGACGACGAGGTCGTGCTCGTCTGTACGGGCTCCCAGGGCGAGCCGATGGCGGCCCTGTCCCGCATGGCCAACCGCGACCACCAGATCCGCATCGTCCAGGGCGACACGGTGATCCTGGCGTCGTCGCTGATCCCCGGCAACGAGAACGCGGTCTACCGGGTCATCAACGGCCTGACCCGCTGGGGCGCGAACGTCATCCACAAGGGCAACGCCAAGGTCCACGTCTCGGGCCACGCCTCGGCCGGCGAGCTGCTGTACTTCTACAACATCTGCAAGCCGAAGAACCTGATGCCGGTGCACGGCGAGTGGCGGCACCTGCGCGCCAACGCCGAGCTGGGCGCCCTGACCGGCGTCCCGAAGGACCGCATCGTCATCGCCGAGGACGGCGTGGTCGTCGACCTCATCGACGGCAAGGCCAAGATCGTCGGCAAGGTCCAGGCGGGTTACGTGTACGTGGACGGCCTGTCGGTCGGCGACGTCACGGAGGGCGCGCTCAAGGACCGCCGCATCCTCGGCGAGGAGGGCATCGTCTCGGTCTTCGTCGTGGTGGACTCCACGACCGGCAAGATCGTCGGCGGCCCGCACGTCCAGGCGCGCGGCTCCGGCATCGAGGACGCCGCGTTCGACGCGGTGCTCCCGAAGGTCGAGGACGCGCTGAACAAGTCGGCCCAGGACGGCGTCGTGGAACCCCACCAGCTCCAGCAGCTGATCCGCCGGACCATCGGCAAGTGGGTGTCGGACACCTACCGCCGACGCCCGATGATCCTGCCCGTCGTGGTGGAGGTCTGA
- a CDS encoding HAMP domain-containing protein has protein sequence MLELKNTVNTMVDQLSSFSSEVTRVAREVGTEGELGGQAEVPGVAGVWKDLTDSVNTMAGNLTSQVRGIAEVTTAVANGDLSQKVRVSARGEVAQLADTINQMTETLRTFADEVTRVAREVGVEGLLGGQAQVPGAAGTWKDLTDSVNTAFRNLTGQVRDIAQVTTAVANGDLSQKVTVDVAGEMLELKNTVNTMVDQLSAFGSEVTRVAREVGVEGRLGGQAEVRGAAGTWKDLTDSVNTAFRNLTGQVRDIAQVTTAVANGDLTQKVTVDVAGEMLELKNTVNTMVDQLSAFGSEVTRVAREGGVEGRLGGQAEGRGAAGTWEDLTDSVNTAFRNLTGQVRDIAQVTTAVANGDLTQKVTVDVAGEMLELKNTVNTMVAQLSAFADQVTRMARDVGTEGRLGGQARVPGASGTWKELTDSVNFMAGNLTSQVRQIAQVTTAVARGDLSQKIDVDARGEILELKNTINTMVDQLSSFAEQVTRVAREVGTEGRLGGQAQVPGVAGVWRDLTDSVNSMAGNLTAQVRNIAQVATAVARGDLSQKIDVDARGEILELKNTLNTMVDQLSNFAEQVTRVAREVGTEGRLGGQAEVQGVSGTWKDLTQSVNFMASNLTSQVRQIAQVTTAVAKGDLSKKITVDARGEILDLVTTVNTMVDQLSNFADEVTRVAREVGTEGILGGQARVRGVTGIWKDLSDNVNVMANNLTSQVRNISRVSSAVANGDLTKKVTVEARGEVAELADTVNTMVTTLSSFADEVTRVAREVGTEGELGGQARVPGVSGTWKDLTESVNSMASNLTGQVRQIAAVTTAIAKGDLTKKIDIDARGEIQELKNTINTMVDQLSSFAEEVTRVAREVGTEGILGGQARVRDVDGTWRDLTESVNEMAGNLTRQVRAIAAVATAVTRGDLNLKIDVDASGEIQVLQDNINTMIANLRDTTLANEEQDWLKGNLARISGLMQGRRDLDDVASLIMSELTPVVSAQHGAFFLAVPTGGGSAEPGGEDDGSYELRMRASYGYSAGSMPTSFRPGETLIGTAAEEKRTIQVNVPPGYLKISSGLGEAAPAHVIVLPVLFEGKVLGVIELASFQPFTQIQRDFLNQIAEMIATSVNTISVNSKTEVLLKQSQELTEQLRERSAELENRQKALQDSNAELEEKAELLAQQNRDIEVKNTEIEEARQVLEERAEQLAVSMRYKSEFLANMSHELRTPLNSLLILAKLLADNADGNLSPKQVEFAETIHGAGSDLLQLINDILDLSKVEAGKMDVSPTRIALVQLVDYVEATFRPLTAEKGLDFSVRVSPELPATLHTDEQRLLQVLRNLLSNAVKFTDTGAVELVIRPAKADVPASIREQLLEAGSLRDPDADLIAFSVTDTGIGIAASKMRVIFEAFKQADGTTSRKYGGTGLGLSISREIARLLGGEIHAASEPGRGSTFTLYLPLHVNELPPNGYGPGVGVPQDVSHGASADETGLDGSGTAPLALPAAGGPAPAAPGAPEAPAPAHGTGTGAGEARQAGTGALFRHRRKAAAAAEARTGSGDGRQGAGAGQEAPGGQEAGEQRRTFQFSGEKVLIVDDDIRNVFALTSVLEQHGLSVLYAENGREGIEVLEQHDDVTVVLMDIMMPEMDGYATTTAIRRMPQFAGLPIIALTAKAMKGDREKAIDSGASDYVTKPVDPDHLLAVMDQWMHGK, from the coding sequence ATGCTGGAGCTGAAGAACACCGTCAACACGATGGTGGACCAGCTGTCGTCGTTCTCCTCCGAGGTCACCCGAGTCGCCCGTGAGGTCGGTACGGAGGGCGAGCTCGGCGGGCAGGCCGAGGTGCCGGGTGTCGCCGGTGTGTGGAAGGACCTCACCGACTCCGTCAACACGATGGCGGGCAACCTGACCTCACAGGTGCGCGGCATCGCGGAGGTCACCACCGCCGTCGCCAACGGCGACCTGTCGCAGAAGGTGCGGGTCAGCGCGCGCGGCGAGGTCGCGCAGCTCGCGGACACGATCAACCAGATGACCGAGACGCTGCGCACCTTCGCCGACGAGGTGACGCGGGTGGCACGGGAGGTCGGTGTCGAGGGGTTGCTCGGCGGCCAGGCGCAGGTGCCCGGTGCGGCGGGCACGTGGAAGGACCTGACTGACTCCGTCAACACGGCGTTCCGGAACCTGACCGGTCAGGTGAGGGACATCGCGCAGGTCACGACGGCGGTGGCCAACGGCGACCTGTCGCAGAAGGTCACGGTCGATGTGGCCGGTGAGATGCTGGAGTTGAAGAACACCGTCAACACGATGGTGGACCAGCTCTCCGCGTTCGGTTCCGAAGTGACGCGTGTGGCGAGGGAGGTCGGCGTCGAGGGCCGGCTCGGCGGTCAGGCCGAGGTGCGCGGCGCGGCGGGCACGTGGAAGGACCTGACTGACTCCGTCAACACGGCGTTCCGGAACCTGACCGGTCAGGTGAGGGACATCGCGCAGGTGACGACGGCGGTGGCCAACGGCGATCTGACGCAGAAGGTCACGGTCGATGTGGCCGGTGAGATGCTGGAGTTGAAGAACACCGTCAACACGATGGTGGACCAGCTCTCCGCGTTCGGTTCCGAAGTGACGCGTGTGGCGAGGGAGGGCGGCGTCGAGGGCCGGCTCGGCGGTCAGGCCGAGGGGCGCGGCGCGGCGGGCACGTGGGAGGACCTGACTGACTCCGTCAACACGGCGTTCCGGAACCTGACCGGTCAGGTGAGGGACATCGCGCAGGTGACGACGGCGGTGGCCAACGGCGATCTGACGCAGAAGGTCACGGTCGATGTGGCCGGTGAGATGCTGGAGTTGAAGAACACCGTCAACACGATGGTGGCGCAGCTCTCGGCGTTCGCCGACCAGGTGACGCGCATGGCGCGGGACGTGGGTACGGAGGGCCGGCTCGGCGGGCAGGCGCGCGTACCGGGTGCGTCCGGTACGTGGAAGGAGCTCACCGACTCCGTCAACTTCATGGCGGGAAACCTCACCTCGCAGGTGCGGCAGATCGCCCAGGTGACGACCGCCGTGGCCCGGGGCGACCTGTCGCAGAAGATCGACGTGGACGCGCGCGGGGAAATCCTGGAGCTGAAGAACACCATCAACACGATGGTGGACCAGCTGTCGTCGTTCGCCGAGCAGGTGACGCGGGTGGCCCGCGAAGTGGGCACCGAGGGGCGGCTGGGCGGCCAGGCGCAGGTGCCGGGTGTGGCCGGTGTGTGGCGTGATCTGACGGACTCCGTGAACAGCATGGCGGGGAACCTGACGGCGCAGGTCCGCAACATCGCGCAGGTGGCCACGGCGGTGGCGCGCGGCGACCTGTCGCAGAAGATCGACGTGGACGCGCGCGGGGAGATCCTGGAGCTGAAGAACACCCTCAACACGATGGTGGACCAGCTCTCCAACTTCGCCGAGCAGGTGACCCGGGTGGCCCGCGAGGTGGGCACCGAGGGGCGGCTGGGCGGCCAGGCGGAGGTGCAGGGCGTCTCGGGCACCTGGAAGGACCTGACGCAGTCCGTCAACTTCATGGCGAGCAACCTGACGTCGCAGGTGCGGCAGATCGCCCAGGTGACGACGGCGGTCGCCAAGGGCGATCTGTCGAAGAAGATCACCGTGGACGCGCGGGGCGAGATCCTCGACCTGGTCACCACCGTCAACACGATGGTGGACCAACTGTCGAACTTCGCGGACGAGGTCACGCGGGTGGCGCGCGAGGTGGGCACCGAGGGCATCCTCGGCGGCCAGGCGCGGGTGCGGGGCGTGACCGGCATCTGGAAGGACCTCAGCGACAACGTCAACGTGATGGCGAACAACCTCACCTCGCAGGTGCGGAACATCTCGCGGGTCTCGTCGGCCGTCGCCAACGGAGACCTGACGAAGAAGGTGACCGTCGAGGCGCGCGGCGAGGTCGCGGAGCTGGCCGACACGGTCAACACGATGGTGACGACGCTTTCGTCGTTCGCCGACGAGGTCACGCGGGTGGCGCGCGAGGTGGGCACCGAGGGCGAACTGGGCGGCCAGGCACGTGTGCCGGGCGTGTCCGGTACGTGGAAGGACCTCACCGAGTCGGTGAACTCGATGGCGTCCAACCTGACCGGTCAGGTGCGGCAGATCGCGGCGGTCACGACGGCCATCGCCAAGGGCGACCTCACCAAGAAGATCGACATCGACGCGCGCGGTGAGATCCAGGAGCTGAAGAACACCATCAACACGATGGTCGACCAGCTGTCGTCGTTCGCGGAGGAGGTCACGCGCGTCGCCCGCGAGGTGGGCACGGAGGGCATCCTCGGCGGCCAGGCCCGCGTACGGGACGTCGACGGCACGTGGCGGGACCTCACCGAGTCGGTGAACGAGATGGCCGGGAACCTCACCCGGCAGGTGCGTGCCATCGCGGCGGTCGCCACGGCGGTGACGCGCGGCGATCTGAACCTGAAGATCGACGTGGACGCGTCCGGCGAGATCCAGGTCCTCCAGGACAACATCAACACGATGATCGCGAACCTGCGCGACACGACGCTGGCCAACGAGGAGCAGGACTGGCTGAAGGGCAATCTCGCCCGGATCTCCGGTCTGATGCAGGGCCGCCGGGACCTGGACGACGTGGCGTCGCTGATCATGAGCGAGCTGACGCCGGTCGTCTCCGCGCAGCACGGCGCGTTCTTCCTGGCCGTGCCGACCGGTGGCGGTTCGGCGGAGCCGGGCGGTGAGGACGACGGTTCGTACGAGCTGCGGATGCGGGCCAGTTACGGCTACTCGGCCGGGTCGATGCCGACGTCGTTCCGGCCGGGGGAGACGCTGATCGGGACGGCCGCCGAGGAGAAGCGGACGATCCAGGTGAACGTCCCGCCGGGGTACCTGAAGATCTCGTCGGGTCTCGGGGAGGCCGCCCCGGCGCATGTGATCGTGCTTCCGGTGCTGTTCGAGGGGAAGGTCCTCGGGGTGATCGAGCTGGCGTCGTTCCAGCCGTTCACGCAGATCCAGCGGGACTTCCTGAACCAGATCGCCGAGATGATCGCGACGAGCGTCAACACGATCAGCGTCAACAGCAAGACCGAGGTGCTGCTGAAGCAGTCGCAGGAGCTGACCGAGCAGCTGCGGGAGCGGTCCGCGGAGCTGGAGAACCGGCAGAAGGCGCTCCAGGACTCCAACGCCGAACTGGAGGAGAAGGCCGAGCTGCTGGCGCAGCAGAACCGCGACATCGAGGTGAAGAACACCGAGATCGAGGAGGCGCGGCAGGTGCTGGAGGAGCGGGCCGAGCAGCTCGCGGTCTCCATGCGCTACAAGTCCGAGTTCCTGGCGAACATGTCGCACGAGCTGCGGACCCCGCTCAACTCGCTGCTGATCCTGGCGAAGCTGCTCGCGGACAACGCGGACGGCAATCTGTCGCCGAAGCAGGTGGAGTTCGCCGAGACGATCCACGGCGCGGGCTCCGACCTGCTCCAGCTGATCAACGACATCCTGGACCTGTCGAAGGTCGAGGCGGGAAAGATGGACGTCAGCCCGACGCGGATCGCGCTGGTGCAGCTGGTGGACTACGTGGAGGCGACGTTCCGGCCGCTGACCGCCGAGAAGGGCCTCGACTTCTCCGTGCGGGTCTCCCCGGAGCTGCCCGCGACGCTCCACACGGACGAGCAGCGGCTGCTCCAGGTGCTGCGGAACCTGCTGTCGAACGCGGTGAAGTTCACCGACACGGGCGCGGTGGAGCTGGTCATCCGCCCGGCGAAGGCCGATGTCCCGGCGTCGATCCGGGAGCAGCTGCTGGAGGCCGGTTCGCTGCGGGACCCGGACGCCGATCTGATCGCGTTCTCGGTGACGGACACGGGCATCGGGATCGCCGCGAGCAAGATGCGGGTGATCTTCGAGGCGTTCAAGCAGGCGGACGGCACGACGAGCCGCAAGTACGGCGGTACGGGTCTGGGGCTGTCCATCAGCCGCGAGATCGCCCGGCTGCTGGGCGGCGAGATCCACGCGGCGAGCGAGCCGGGCCGGGGCTCGACGTTCACGCTGTACCTGCCGCTGCACGTCAACGAGCTGCCGCCGAACGGGTACGGCCCCGGGGTCGGCGTCCCACAGGACGTCTCCCACGGCGCATCGGCCGACGAGACGGGGCTCGACGGTTCCGGTACGGCGCCCCTGGCGCTGCCGGCGGCCGGGGGCCCCGCCCCGGCGGCACCCGGCGCGCCGGAGGCACCGGCGCCCGCGCACGGTACGGGTACGGGCGCGGGTGAGGCGCGGCAGGCCGGTACGGGCGCGTTGTTCCGGCACCGCCGCAAGGCGGCCGCGGCGGCGGAGGCCCGTACGGGCTCCGGGGACGGCCGGCAGGGCGCCGGCGCGGGCCAGGAGGCGCCGGGCGGCCAGGAGGCCGGGGAGCAGCGCCGCACGTTCCAGTTCAGCGGCGAGAAGGTGCTGATCGTGGACGACGACATCCGCAACGTCTTCGCGTTGACCAGCGTGCTGGAGCAGCACGGGCTGTCGGTGCTGTACGCGGAGAACGGCCGGGAGGGCATCGAGGTCCTGGAGCAGCACGACGATGTGACGGTCGTGCTGATGGACATCATGATGCCGGAGATGGACGGGTACGCGACGACGACGGCGATCCGCAGGATGCCGCAGTTCGCGGGGCTGCCGATCATCGCGCTGACCGCGAAGGCGATGAAGGGCGACCGGGAGAAGGCGATCGACTCGGGAGCGTCGGATTACGTCACCAAGCCGGTCGATCCCGATCACCTTCTCGCTGTAATGGATCAGTGGATGCACGGAAAGTGA